GGCGGGCCAACTCAGCCTGACTGATTCCCGCAGCGGCACGTAATTCAGCAACCGTCGACATCAGGTGATGATATCTCCTGATATGGATCGTGGACGTTGGAATTGACCTCGTTGCTGACCGATTCTTGCAGCGCTCCTCTTCTCAGGATCTGCCCGCCAGGACGTCCCTCAGGTACGCGGCCGTGAGGCTGTCGGCGTCGGCGGCGACTTCGCCGGGGGTGCCGGTGGCGACGATGCGTCCGCCGTCGTCACCGGCGCCGGGACCCAGATCGATCACGTGGTCGGCCTGGGCGACCATGCGCATGTCCAACTCGACCATGACGACGGTGTTGCCGGCGTCGACCAGGCCCTGCAGATGCGCCATCAGGCGGTCGCTGTCGGCACTGTGCAGACCCGCAGTGGGTTCGTCGAGGACGTAGAGGGCGTCGCCCCGGTGGGCACGCTGCAGTTCGGAGGCCAGCTTCACCCGCTGCGCCTCGCCGCCGGAGAGTTCGGGCGCGGGCTGGCCGAGGCGCAGATATCCCAACCCGACGTCGCGCAGTACGTGCAGCGAGCGCTCGATCTCGGTCTCATCGGCGAAGAATTCATGGGCTTCGTCCACGCTCATCGCCAGGACGTCGGCGATGTTCCGGTCGTGCCAGGTGATCTCGAGCGTGCTCTCCTTGAACCGTGTGCCGTGACACGTGGGGCACGGGCTGTAGATGCTCGGCAGGAACAGCAACTCGACCATGACCGAGCCCTCTCCCTCACACGTCGGGCATCGCCCGGCGGCGACGTTGAACGAGAACCGGCCGGCCTTGTAGTGGCGCCGACGGGCCTCCGGGGTCGCCGCGTACAACTTGCGGACGTGGTCGAACAGTCCGGTGTAGGTGGCGACATTCGACCGAGGGGTGCGACCGATCGGCTTCTGGTCGATCGCGACCACTCGACGCAGACCTCCGAGTCCTTCGCGGCCACCTTCGACGTGCCCGTGCACCGAACCCTGATCGCCGGTGAGCAACAGGTCGACGTCGTCGTCCCCGTCCTCGAGCTCCACTGTCGTGGACCGACCGAGAGCGGCCTCGACCAGCGTGGGCACGGCCTGACTGACCAGGCTCGACTTGCCCGACCCGGAGATGCCGGTGACCGCAGTCAGACATCCCAGCGGGAACTGCACCTTGACCTCGTGCAGGTTGTTGCGGCTGACGTCCGCGAATCGCAGCCAGCCATGCGGCTCGCGGGGCCGCCTGGACACCGGTGTGGGAGGCGCGAACAGGTAGCGGCGGGTGACCGATTCCTCGACGTCCGCGAGGCCCGAGGGTTCGCCGCTGAACAGGACGCGTCCGCCCTGCTCGCCGGCGCCGGGTCCGATGTCGACCAGCCAGTCGGCCTCCTTGACCACCGGTATCGAGTGCTCCACCACGAACACGCTGTTGCCGCGCTGCTTGAGTCCGCGCAGGATGCCGAGCAGCGCTTCGAGGTCACGCGGGTGGAGGCCGGCGGACGGTTCGTCCAGCACGTACACGACACCGAAAAGCTTGGACGACAACTGAGTTGCCAGCCGTAGCCGCTGCAGTTCACCGCCGGAGAGGGTTGGTGTCGTCCGCCCCATAGAGAGGTACCCGAGGCCGAGATCGATCATCGGTTGCAGTCGTTCGAGCAGTTCGGCGCACAGGCGACCGGCCGCGGCCTGCTTCTCCGCCGAGATGTTCGAGGTGCGACGGACGTCGGGTGCCGCGTCATGGGACGCACCGCCGGCATCCACCCGCGCCTTTCTGGCACGCGCCCGGGACGCGTCGTCCAACGCTTCGCCTGACGTGCCCTCGACCGGCACCCGATCATCGGCGATCACACGCCGCGCGATGTCGGCCACCTGAGCCAGCGGCAGCGCGGCGAACTCGGCGATGTCGAAGCCCTCGAACGTGACCGACAGCGACTCGACCTTGAGTTGCTTGCCGTGACAGGTGGGGCACACAGCACTGGTGACGAATTGCGAGACGCGGCGTTTCACGATCGCGCTTTTGGTGGACGCGAAGGTGTCCAGCACGTACCGGCGAGCGCCGACGAAGGTGCCTTGGTAGCTCGGTTCGAGGTCCTTCTTGATCGCCCGCTTCGTCTGCGCCGGAGTCAGACCGGCGTACACCGGGACGGTCGGGCGCTCCTCGGTGAACAGGATCCAGTCGCGCTGCTTCTTCGGCAGGCGGCGCCACGGGATGTCGACGTCGTAGCCCATCGAGACGAGGATGTCGCGCAGGTTCTGCCCCTGCCACGCCGGCGGCCAGGACGCGATGGCGCGCTCGCGGATCGTCAGCGACGGGTCGGGCACCATCTGTTCTTCGGTGACCTCGTAGACCCGGCCGATCCCGTGGCAGGTCGGGCACGCACCCTGGACGGTGTTGGACGAGAAGTCCTCGGCGTAGAGCATCGGTTGGCCCGGCGGATACCAACCGGTGCGCGAGTACATCATGCGGACGAGGTTCGACAGCGTCGTCACGCTCGCGACGGTGGATCGGGCGTTGCCGCCGCCGCGTTGCTGCTGCAGTGCGACCGCCGGCGGCAGTCCCTCGATCGAGTCGACATCGGGGACGCCTGCCTGGTCGATCAAGCGGCGCGCGTACGGTGCGACCGATTCCAGGTACCGGCGCTGGGACTCGGCGTAAAGCGTCCCGAAAGCGAGAGAGGATTTCCCCGACCCGGACACTCCGGTGAACGCGACGATCGAATCACGCGGCACGTCGAGGTCGACGTCCTTGAGGTTGTTCTGCCGGGCTCCCCTGACCTCGACTGCGGTGTGCCTGGCGTCGTCGGTCGTCGTCATGTGCCGACTGTATGCGCCAGGTTCGGACGCCACGGACGCCACCTGGCACGCGAACCGAGCCGTACCGTCCTCGGATGATCACCATCGATCCAAGCTCCTGCGTCGCCTCCTGCGCGGTCGTCACGGGAGATGTCCGTATCGGGCCGGGTTCGCTGTCCTGCACGGTGCGGTGCTCAACGGTGACCTGGGTCCGATCCACATCGGCTCGAACGTGCTGGTGATGGAGAACGCGGTCCTTCGCGGACGCGCGAACACACCGCTGACCATCGGCGACGCCGTCCTCGTCGGGCCACACGCCCACCTCAACGCAGCCACGGTCGAGGACGAGGTGTTCATCGCCACCGGGGTGAGCGTCTTCGCCGGTGCTCTCGTCGCCACCGGAAGCGAACTGCGCATCAACAGCGTCCTGCACGTCAACAGCGCGCTGCCCGCAGACACTGTCGTGCCGATCGGGTGGATCACGGTCGGCGGCCCGGCCCAGCTGTTCTCACCGGCCCGGCACGAGGAGTTGTGGGCGATCCAACAGACGCTTGATTTCCCCGGGACGATGTACGGCGCCGACCCGGGAAACGCCGATGCGCGACATCATGCGCTCCAAGTGTGAGGCCCATCGCCCGCGTTGATACCAAGCGCCGCGAACACGCGGCTTCGGTCAGTGCCCAGTGCATGAGTTGGTGGCAGATGCATGAGTTGGTTGTCTTTCCCGGACCTCAACCTCTGCCGCCGGTAGCCACTGTCGAGATGCAGCGAAGACTGCACACGACACGCGTCCCACTTTGCACGAATCGTCCTGCATTCCGCGGCTGTGCAAAGTAGGCCTCTACGGGGCCTGCCGCGTCACGTGGGCTGTTCGGCTCCACCACGGTTGCATGGTGGGCATACACCAGCGACCCGCGCCCCGCGCCCCGCGATCTGCGAGTGTCGCGGGGCGCTGGCTCCTTCCACCTGGGCAACCTTTGGTCGGTCATGTTACGTCCGCTGTTGCGATGCCTTCCTCACGTCGGCGAAGACCCTTGGTTCGCCGTCGGTGAGCAGCATGACCTTGTAGGGGTCGAACTCGTCGTCCTGCTCCATGCCGGGCGTCCCGACAGGCATGGCTGGCACGCTCAGGCCGCGTGCGCCCGTCGGTGGGTCGGCTAGGTACTTCAGGACGAATCGTGCCGGGACGTGTCCGACGAAGACGTCTCCGTCGGAGGTGAGCGACAGGTGGCAGGACTGCATGTCCAAGGCGATGTCATGGCGTTCCCAGACCTCGTGGAGGGCTTCGGGGTGCTCGGTGGTGATTGTGAACCCGTTTTCTTCGGCATGGTCGACCCATCCGCTGCAGCACCCGCAGGAGGCATCCTTGTACACAGTCATCACCAGTTGTGCCGGGTCGACTCCGTAGTCGGCGACCTTCGCGGGCAACGACGTCTCTTTCGCGGTGGGCGCCGGGCCCTCGTCCGCGCAGGCGGTCAGCAAGGACGCCGACCCGATGCTGGCCAGGAGGAGGGTGCGCCGGCTGATCTGTTGGGGGGTGGGTGAACTGGTGAACATTGGATCAGGACCTTCTTTGTGTGGGGGGCCCGGCCGGCGTACAGCCGGCCGGGCCCGTTGGGAGCAGTCAGAGCGAGTCGCGCATGGTGCGCTTCTCCTTGATCTCGGCGTTCTGGTCGCTGATGACGTTCTTGGACAGCTCCACCGCGTCGGGGTTCTCCCCGTCCCGGCGGTGGTCCTTGGCCATCTTCACGGCGCCTTGGTGGTGCTCGATCATCTGGTCGAGGAACAGCGTGGAGGCTTGTTCGCCGTCGGCTGCCTTGAGCTTCTTGATGTCCTCGGGGCTGCCATGCCGTCATGGCTCATCTCGTCTCCGGAGCCGGAGTCACCACCGTGGCCCTTTTGGCCAGAGTCGTCCTGACCCCAGTCCTTGAGCCAGGTCTGCATCTCCTTGATCTCTGGCCCTTGGGCCTTCTTGATCTGCTTGGCCATCTTCACCACGTCGGGGTTGACCCCAGACTTGTCGAGGATGATGTCGGACATCTCCACGGCCTGCTGGTGATGCATGATCGTGCCTTCGGCGTAGGTGACGTCGGCGTCGTTGAACTGTGCCGACACCTGGCTGCTGCCACTCTCGCTGCCGCCGTGGGAGTCGTGGCTGCTACTGCCCTGGGAGCAGCCGCTGACGATGAGGGTGGCTGCCGCGGCGGGCGCCAATGTCTTGGTGATGGTGTTCTTGCGCATGCGAAATCGCGGTTCCTTCGCCTGGTGTCGTTGATCGGGCAGGACTGCGTCCGGCGACGCCGGTGTGGCGTGGTCGGACGCGAGAGGCCTGTTGACGTTCGGCTGATGCACAGCCGAATCAACGAAACGCGTGACAGGTGCCCCGCTGGGGGTGGTGACTGGGCAGCGAGCCAGGTCACCCACGGGGGTTGCCATCGCCACGAGAAGCCACCGCGCCGTGGCACGAGGGTCACCAGCCACAGCAGCATGAACAAGCACATCGCGGCCATCGAGCCGTGCTCGTCGCAGCCGGGGGACGGACATGAATGTGCGCCCGAGCTCGCTGGGTCTTGATGCGTTTGGTGGCTCGTGCTCGAGTCCACCTGCTGCGTGGGGCCTCGCCCGGCATGTGATGGCCACGGAGAATCCGTGCATGGCAAGGATTTCGGCGACCACCACGGTGGCCAGCCCCAGAACCAGTACCCCATGGGGCTGAAGCGTGCCACCAACTGCGTGCGCGCGCTGTGGTCGGGGGTCATGGCCCACATTCTATGAGTCGCCTGTCGTGGGATGTCGGCGGCGAGAAGGCTGTGGGCACGGTCAGGCGCTGGCTGCGATCGTGTAGCAAGCCTGCTCGATCGCTGCGTGCACGGCCTCGTCGGTGACCGTGGGCGTGGAGTGGACGGTCAGTCGCCCGTTGGGGATGTCGACGCTGACATCGCTGACCCCTTCGATCCGCTCGACGTGGTCGCCACGATGCTGGGCGCCAACCTCGGCGGCCGGCTCATCGCAACCATGGGGGCCAAGCGGCTCGGCGTGGGCGGAATGGGCATCGCCGCCGCGGGCCTGCTCGTCCCGGCACTGTGGCCCACCACCCCGGCCACGGTGGCAGGGGTCTCGGTCGGCGCCCTGGGCATCGGCGCACTGTTCGTGGTCGCCTCGGCCACTGCCCTCGGCCGGATCGAGCCCGCCGAGGCCGGCGTCGCCTCGGGCCTGCTGAGCACCTTCTACGAGTTCGGGGCCTCCATCGGTGTCGCCACCGTCTCCAGCATGGCTGCGGCCAGCCTCGTAGGCGGTGATGGCTCCGGCTTCCAGAACGCCTTCCTCGTGGCCGCCACCGCCGCCCTGGCCGCCGCCGTCGTCGCGGGGCTGACCATCCCCCGCTCCGGGCGGTCGGCGCACCCAGTTCCGTGTGGCTCCGCCCCCGACGCCTGCCTTTCGGGGAGCGTGGCCACGCATTGACCTATACCCCTAGGGGGTATAGGTTTGCAGGCATGAGCGCCAACCAAGACCACCAGTTCGCGCCTGAAGGGGATACGCACGAGAGCCACCCCGAAGCCCACGTGACCGACCACGTGCACGGGCGTCATCCGCGTGATCACCAGCCGCGGAAGGCAGGCCACGACGCTGAGCACAGCCACGGCGAGCACCGCGGCCACGAAGGACACGAGGGGCACGGCGACCACGTCGGGAAGTTCCGCCGCCTGTTCTGGATCATGCTTGTGCTGGCGGTCCCGGTCGTCGGCTTCAACAACATGTTCGCCGACCTCATCGGCTACGACCTGCCCGACGGAGGCTGGGCGTCGTGGGTCTCGCCCGCTCTCGGCACGGTCATGTACCTGTGGGGCAGCCGGCCTTTCCTCACCGGTGCCGTGGCGGAGATTCGCACTCGCCAGCCGGGGATGATGCTCCTGATCGGCCTGGCCATCACCGTGGCCTTCATCGCCTCCTGGGGCGCGAGCCTGGGCGTGCTCGACCACGAGCTGAACTTCTGGTGGGAGCTGGCCCTCCTGGTGGTCATCATGCTGCTGGGCCACTGGATCGAGATGCGTTCGCTGGCCCAGACCACCTCCGCACTGGACTCCCTGGCCGCGCTCCTGCCGGATGAGGCCGAGAAGGTGGACGGCGACGAGGTCGTCACCGTCGCACCGGCCGACTTGGTGGTCGGCGACGTCACCATCGTCCGCCCCGGGGCGTCCGTGCCCGCCGACGGACGGATCGTCGAGGGCTCGGCCAGCATGGACGAGTCCATGGTCACCGGCGAGTCCAAGACCGTGCGCCGCGAGAAGGGGGAGTACGTCGTCGCCGGCACCGTGGCCACCGACTCCAGCCTGCGCGTCGAGGTCACCGCCACCGGTGACGACACCGCCCTGGCCGGCATCCAGAAGCTCGTGACCGACGCCCAGGCCTCCTCCTCCCGCGCCCAGCGCATCGCCGACACCGCCGCAGCCTGGCTCTTCTGGTTCGCCCTCGGCGCCGCTGCGATCACGGCCCTCGTCTGGTCGGTGCAGGGACTGCCCGACATCGCGGTGGTGCGCACGATCACCGTCCTCGTCATCGCCTGCCCCCACGCCCTCGGGCTGGCCATCCCGCTGGTGGTCTCCATCGCCACCGAGCGGGCCGCCCGCGGTGGCGTGCTCGTCAAGGACCGCCTGTCGCTGGAGTCGATGCGCACCGTCGATACTGTCCTCTTCGACAAGACCGGCACCCTCACCAAGGGCGAGCCCACCGTCACCGGCATCGAGGCGCACGGCGGTCACGACCAGGACCAGATCCTCGCGCTGGCGGCAGCCGCCGAGGCCGACAGTGAGCACCCGCTGGCCCGGGCCATCGTCGGTGCCGCTCGCGCCCGCGAGCTTGAGGTCCCGCGCGCCGGTGACTTCTCCTCATCCCCGGCAGTGGGGGTGCGGGCGAGCGTCGACGGCACGGTGATCGAGGTCGGTGGCCCCTACCTGCTCGAGCACCACGACCTGGCGGAGCTGCCCGTCGCCCATACCTGGCGCGAGGAGGGAGCGATCATCCTCCACGTCCTCGCCGACGGCGGGGTCATCGGCGCACTTCGCCTGGCCGACGAGGTCCGCGCTGAGTCCCGCGACGCCGTCGACGCCCTGCACGCCGCAGGCGCCCAAGTCGTGATGATTACCGGAGACGCCCAGGCCGTGGCCGAGACCGTCGCGACCGAGTTGGGTATCGACCGGGTGTTCGCCGGCGTCCGCCCGCAGGACAAGGCCGCCAAGGTCACCGAGCTGCAGGACGAAGGGCGAAAGGTCGCCATGGTCGGCGACGGCGTCAACGACGCCCCCGCCCTGGCCAAAGCCGACGTCGGCATCGCCATCGGCGCCGGCACCGACGTGGCCATCGGCTCCGCGGGCGTGATCCTCGCCAGCTCCGACCCGCGCTCGGTGCTCTCGGTCATCGACCTCTCGCGAGCCTCCTACCGCAAGATGAAGCAGAACCTGTGGTGGGCCGCTGGGTACAACCTCATCTCCGTGCCGCTGGCCGCGGGCGTTCTCGCCCCGGTCGGCTTCGTCCTTCCGATGAGCGTCGGCGCGATCCTCATGTCGGCCTCCACCGTCGTAGTCGCCCTGAACGCCCAGCTCCTGCGGCGCCTCGACCTGACCCCGGCACGCAGCACCGCAAAACTCCTGGGCCGCGACACCGACGAGTGAATCGGCTCACTAGCAATGCACCGCCAAGCCGACCGGCAACAGCGCCGGCACCGCGGCCAAGGCGCCCGCGGCGTGGAAGTGCACTCCGTACCTCAAGGGCAGCCAAGAGAGCATGGACAACTACCGGGCCTGGCGCAACACCGGCGGGGTCGACCTGCCCCCCCTTGGGCCTGAACGTCTCGGCCGAGAGCGGGTACACACGCAGCGTGACGGTCCACTTCAACTTCCGGGGCAAGTCGGGCCGTCTCTGTGGCACCCGAGACAAGCCCAACAACGGCTCCGGGAACGTCTACGTTGCGCGTCGTAGATGAGCGCGTGCGGCGCCGTCAGGTCTTAGCTGTCACCGCAGCTGTCGCGGCGACCTTGGTCGCAGCCGCTCTGCTCTGGTGGCGCACGCACAACACGATCCGTGACGGCAACGACGTCGTGATGAGTGCCGTCGGTCGAACGACCTGCGTCCCCGTCCACGACAACCGAGAAGATCGTCTACGGCGAGGCACTCGCGAACGTCACCGACGATCCCGTCACGATCGTCGACGCGCACGTCACCACGACCGGCGGAGCCGCCGTCGAGTCAACGTGGCTGGCCGAGCCGGCACACGCCGTCGGCGTCCTGAATCAGTGGCCGCCGCCGGACATGGTGGACGCTTTCGACTCCGGTGAGGTTCGCCGGGCGCCGGCACCGTTGCGTCCCGCGCGGACGCGCTCCGACGATGGGCAGTCCTTGGTGCTGTTCGTGCGGATGCCAGGCCCGCTCCACCATCACCGACGTGTCGGTCATCTACCGCAAGGCCGGCTCGACCACGCTGTACCGCAGCAACTCGACGACCTCCACGCTGAAGGCGGTCGGCGCTCCCCCCTGCTGACGCCGCCGACAGACCCGGCCGAAGGAGACGCGGTCGGCAGTAGCCCCCTGCCCGCGCGGCGTCCGAGCACCAGAAGTCTGCCACCCTAGTGCCCTCGGGCCCTCGCATCTTAGATAGAAGTCGACTTGCTCTAATTTAGGGCGCTTCTCGACAACAGCTGTCGAGATGCAGCGAGGACTGACGATGACACGCCTTGAAGATTGACCAAATTGCATCGTCTCACTCGGCCCAGCCAATCTGGCTCTTCGCCGTTGAGCGTGGGTCATAGGTTCAGCCCGCCGCCGATGAGGAGCATGCGCAGGCGGTAGTTGTCGCGGTTGCGGAAGCCGCGGGCGATACGGCGGTGGAGTTCGATGAGCCCGTTCATGGCTTCGGTGCCGCCGTTGCTCGCGCCATGGGTGTCGAAGTAGCCGAGGAACTCGGTACGCCACTGCTTGAGGGTGCGGCCCAGGCGGGCGACCTCACCGATCGGGCAGGTGGTGAAGGTGTCCAGTACTTGTTCGGCGATCTTGCGGCCGGCCGCGTGCGTGGGCTGGTGGTACACGGATCGGACCTGCTGCGCGCACTGCCACGCGAGTTCAACCTCGACGTGCGCCTCGTGCGCGGTGAACGCCGCGGCGAGACGTGCGCGTTGCCGGTCGGTCAGGTTCTCCTGCCCGGCTCGCAGGATGTTCCGGATCCGGTACAACGGGTCGTCACGACGGCCTCGGTGCCCGTGGAGTTGCTGCTGAACCCGGCGGCGGACCTCATCGACCATGTGGGTGGCGAGCTTGACGACGTGGAACGCGTCCAGCACCGCGCGGGCGTCGTCGAGACGGTCATCGATCGCGTTCTTGTATCCATGGAACGGGTCCAACGTCGCGACCTGCACCCGGTCACGAAAGTCTTCACCGCGGTCGGTGAGCCAGTCGGTGTACACCTTCCCGGACCGCCCCGGGACGAGGTCGAGCAGGCGAGTTCGGTTGTGCCCGTTGGCATCCGGGGTCAGGTCGACCATCCCGGTCAGTTCTTTC
This is a stretch of genomic DNA from Yimella lutea. It encodes these proteins:
- a CDS encoding excinuclease ABC subunit UvrA; protein product: MTTTDDARHTAVEVRGARQNNLKDVDLDVPRDSIVAFTGVSGSGKSSLAFGTLYAESQRRYLESVAPYARRLIDQAGVPDVDSIEGLPPAVALQQQRGGGNARSTVASVTTLSNLVRMMYSRTGWYPPGQPMLYAEDFSSNTVQGACPTCHGIGRVYEVTEEQMVPDPSLTIRERAIASWPPAWQGQNLRDILVSMGYDVDIPWRRLPKKQRDWILFTEERPTVPVYAGLTPAQTKRAIKKDLEPSYQGTFVGARRYVLDTFASTKSAIVKRRVSQFVTSAVCPTCHGKQLKVESLSVTFEGFDIAEFAALPLAQVADIARRVIADDRVPVEGTSGEALDDASRARARKARVDAGGASHDAAPDVRRTSNISAEKQAAAGRLCAELLERLQPMIDLGLGYLSMGRTTPTLSGGELQRLRLATQLSSKLFGVVYVLDEPSAGLHPRDLEALLGILRGLKQRGNSVFVVEHSIPVVKEADWLVDIGPGAGEQGGRVLFSGEPSGLADVEESVTRRYLFAPPTPVSRRPREPHGWLRFADVSRNNLHEVKVQFPLGCLTAVTGISGSGKSSLVSQAVPTLVEAALGRSTTVELEDGDDDVDLLLTGDQGSVHGHVEGGREGLGGLRRVVAIDQKPIGRTPRSNVATYTGLFDHVRKLYAATPEARRRHYKAGRFSFNVAAGRCPTCEGEGSVMVELLFLPSIYSPCPTCHGTRFKESTLEITWHDRNIADVLAMSVDEAHEFFADETEIERSLHVLRDVGLGYLRLGQPAPELSGGEAQRVKLASELQRAHRGDALYVLDEPTAGLHSADSDRLMAHLQGLVDAGNTVVMVELDMRMVAQADHVIDLGPGAGDDGGRIVATGTPGEVAADADSLTAAYLRDVLAGRS
- a CDS encoding gamma carbonic anhydrase family protein, with protein sequence MLNGDLGPIHIGSNVLVMENAVLRGRANTPLTIGDAVLVGPHAHLNAATVEDEVFIATGVSVFAGALVATGSELRINSVLHVNSALPADTVVPIGWITVGGPAQLFSPARHEELWAIQQTLDFPGTMYGADPGNADARHHALQV
- a CDS encoding DUF411 domain-containing protein; its protein translation is MFTSSPTPQQISRRTLLLASIGSASLLTACADEGPAPTAKETSLPAKVADYGVDPAQLVMTVYKDASCGCCSGWVDHAEENGFTITTEHPEALHEVWERHDIALDMQSCHLSLTSDGDVFVGHVPARFVLKYLADPPTGARGLSVPAMPVGTPGMEQDDEFDPYKVMLLTDGEPRVFADVRKASQQRT
- a CDS encoding MFS transporter, with the translated sequence MHGLVGDRGRGVDGQSPVGDVDADIADPFDPLDVVATMLGANLGGRLIATMGAKRLGVGGMGIAAAGLLVPALWPTTPATVAGVSVGALGIGALFVVASATALGRIEPAEAGVASGLLSTFYEFGASIGVATVSSMAAASLVGGDGSGFQNAFLVAATAALAAAVVAGLTIPRSGRSAHPVPCGSAPDACLSGSVATH
- a CDS encoding heavy metal translocating P-type ATPase encodes the protein MSANQDHQFAPEGDTHESHPEAHVTDHVHGRHPRDHQPRKAGHDAEHSHGEHRGHEGHEGHGDHVGKFRRLFWIMLVLAVPVVGFNNMFADLIGYDLPDGGWASWVSPALGTVMYLWGSRPFLTGAVAEIRTRQPGMMLLIGLAITVAFIASWGASLGVLDHELNFWWELALLVVIMLLGHWIEMRSLAQTTSALDSLAALLPDEAEKVDGDEVVTVAPADLVVGDVTIVRPGASVPADGRIVEGSASMDESMVTGESKTVRREKGEYVVAGTVATDSSLRVEVTATGDDTALAGIQKLVTDAQASSSRAQRIADTAAAWLFWFALGAAAITALVWSVQGLPDIAVVRTITVLVIACPHALGLAIPLVVSIATERAARGGVLVKDRLSLESMRTVDTVLFDKTGTLTKGEPTVTGIEAHGGHDQDQILALAAAAEADSEHPLARAIVGAARARELEVPRAGDFSSSPAVGVRASVDGTVIEVGGPYLLEHHDLAELPVAHTWREEGAIILHVLADGGVIGALRLADEVRAESRDAVDALHAAGAQVVMITGDAQAVAETVATELGIDRVFAGVRPQDKAAKVTELQDEGRKVAMVGDGVNDAPALAKADVGIAIGAGTDVAIGSAGVILASSDPRSVLSVIDLSRASYRKMKQNLWWAAGYNLISVPLAAGVLAPVGFVLPMSVGAILMSASTVVVALNAQLLRRLDLTPARSTAKLLGRDTDE